The genomic DNA CGCCCCTGCAAGCAAGACCCCCTAAACGCTCTCTCTTCACCAGAGCGGCGAGGCAGCCGGCTTGAAGCCGGCTGGCTTCCGCCGCTCTGTGCTGAATCGTCGTCACGAGTCCTCGAACCACATCGATCGTTCTGTCGCTCAGTAAGGGCGTGTCCCGGTTCTTGACGCGTTCTCCGTCTCCGTGTAGGGTCCCAGCACGAGACGTTCCAGAATGGTGTGAGGGCTGACGCGCTATTGAGTAGGGGCAAGGAAAACCTTCCACGGCTTAGAGGAGATCCAGCGCAGATGGGAACCATCAAGCAACGACCGGTGGTGGCAATTCTGGTGGGTGGCGGTCCGGCGCCCGGCATTAATAGTGTCATCGGGGCCGCCACGATTCGAAGCATTCTTGGTGGGTGCGACGTGATCGGCATTCAAGACGGTTTCAAATGGATCATGGATGGCCAGACCAGCAAGGTGAAGCGCCTGTCGATCGAGGACATTAGCCGGATTCACTTCAGCGGCGGCTCCTGCCTCGGCACGGCGCGCGCGAACCCCACCCAGAAAGTCGAGCATCTTGATGCCTGCCTGACGAGTCTGAACGCACTCGGCGTGACTCGATTGATCACGATCGGAGGGGACGATACCGCGTTCTCCGCGCTGAAGTTGGAGCAGCGGGCCGCCGGTCGCCTCCAGGTCGTGCATGTGCCGAAGACCATCGATAACGATCTGGACCTGCCCCACGGGATTCCGACATTCGGATTCCAGACGGCGCGCCACATCGGCGTGGAGCTCGTGAAGAGTTTGATGGTGGATGCGGAGACGACCTCACGCTGGTATTTCGTGGTGACGATGGGGCGTAAGGCCGGGCATCTGGCACTCGGGATCGGGAAGGCGGCCGGTGCGACGTTGACGGTGATTCCTGAGGAGTTTCGACAGAAGCCTCTTCGTCTGAAAACGCTGGTCGATGTCCTGGCCGGCGCGTTCATCAAGCGGCTCAATGCCGGACGATCGGACGGCGTGGCGGTCCTGGCGGAAGGTCTCGTGGAAATCCTCGATCAGCAGGATCTCGACGGTCTGCAGGATGTGGAGCGAGACCAGCACGGACATGTGCGGCTGGCGGAGATCAACTTCGGCTTCGTGCTCAAGCGGGCGGTCGAGAAGGAATTGCGTTCCTTCGGCATTAAGACCACCATCGTCGAGAAGAACATCGGGTACGAGCTTCGCTGTGCCGATCCCATTTCGTTCGATATGGAATATACCCGCGATCTCGGTTATTGCGCGGCCCAGTTTCTCCTGGAGGGCGGGAATGCCGCGATGGTGTCGATTCAAAACGGCCGGTTCATTCCCATTCCGTTCGGCGACATTCTGGACCCGGCGACCGGCCGTACCAGGGTGCGTATGGTGGATGTGGAGTCTGAGTCGTACGTCATTGCAAGGCGGTACATGATTCGATTGGCTCCGGATGATTTCAATCAGCCTCAGGCGCTGGTCCGCTTGGCCACCACGGCCGGTCTCGCCGCGGATGATTTCCGGAAACGGTTCGAATATCTGATGGGCAAGGATCTGTGAGAGAGGGGCGAGGGATTGGACCTCGTCCCATCCGCTGTGACGTAGGGCGTCATGACGAGTGAAGCGACACCGGATACAGAAATTGCTCTCGCATGTGGACAGCAGCGCGCGCTGCTCTCACCCTGGGGCGCGGCGCTACGCCGGTACTACCTGCTTGAAGAGAACGGGAGCGAAAGCGACATTGTCTGGGGCTATGCAGGCGGCGCGCACAAAAAGGGTGGGCAGGGAGATGTGCTCATTCCCTTTCCCGGACGTGTGTCGGAGGGGCGCTACTCCTTTGATGGGCAGCCGTTGCAGCTTGAACGGAACGACAAAGAAGGTCCGAACGCGATCCATGGATTTGTCCGGACCCTGCCGTGGACCACGCAGCAGGCCGATTCGGAGAGCGTCGCGTTTGAGGTCCAGCTGGAAGCTGCCAACTATGCCTCCAGAGGTTATCCCTTCTCGCTCGCCGTTCGTGTTGCGTATCGGTTGGACAGGCAGGGATTGACCTGCTCGTTCGCCGTTCACAATGTAGGGCGTGAGGCTGCGCCGGTCGGAGTCGGATTTCATCCCTATTTCACGGTCGGGACTGCGCTGGTGGATGAAGCGGAAGCCCGGATTCCCGCTTCCGGGTATCTTGAGTTCAATGACCGGCTTGCGCCGACCGGCAAGGTCCTCGATGCGCAGGATACCGAGTGGGATTTTCGCGAACGTCGCCGGATCGGCAACCTCCGTTTCAATCACTGCTATGTCGGGTTGGAGCGTGATGCGGAGGGAATGGCGACGGCCACACTGCAGCACCAGGGGAGTGGCCGCAGGATCGAGGTGGTGATGGATCGTTCGTTTTCCGCGATCGTAGTCTACACCGGCGATGCGATTGTCGCCGCGCCGCGCCGCGCGCTGGCGATTGAGCCGATGACCTGCGCGACCGATGCCTTCAATCATCCCGAGTGGGGGTTGAAGCGACTGCAGCCCGATGAAACCTTCACCGGACGGTATCGCGTCACTCATTGCCTTCTGTAAGGCTCCTTGCTCGGTGTGTGTCGTCCTCTCCTGTCACCCGCTCTACGCGATCAGCCATGTGCTCTTGTCCGCGCAGACTCCGTTACGACGGCTTCGTCGATTCAACGATGCGGAATCGCACTTCATCCACCTGAGTGTAGGCCGAGGTTTGTTCCCCTGCGAATAACCCGCACCGGTAGAGTCCCGTCGTCCAGCCGGTGGATGGACGTGACAGGACAAAGTAACCGGATTGGTCGTTGGTGGACATGATGAGCTGATCCTGCGCCACCGCCGGCTGCGCGCCGGTCAGCTCCGTGCGTTCTTTGAAACAGCGCGCTGCGAGCGGAACTTCATCGTACGACGCCGTCACCAATCCGAACACCAGGTAAATGTCCTGCTGGGTAGCGGGAAAGCTGATTCCAGGGTCCAGGGGAATGAAGTCATGGGCACCGGTGGGCGAATCGTCCCGCATGACTTTCTTCGCAGGGATGACGAATCGAAACCAGGCAAAATCGGCATCCCGTCCGACCAGGGAGGCCGCCGTATCCAGGGTGTTCTGTGGCTTCAAGTTCTCCATGGCCTTCGCGGCGAGCTCTGCTTCCGAGGGAACGACCGGCGCGGCCGGTGTGACCGAGACGGCGTCCTCCATCTCGATTGCCTTGGCCAGTTCGGGGACATGCGGACGAATCTTGTCCAACCATCGCAGCAGTTTATTTTTATCCAGCACTCTGGTTCCGATCGGAAGTTCGACCTCCCTCGTCGACTGTTCAAATGCCACGGTCGTGTCGTAGAGGATCTTGAATTGAATGTACGCGTCCTCCCATTTTCCCAAATCCACCAGACATTGACCCAGGCGATAGACGGTGGCCGCATAGTCTTCATCGAGAGGATCGAGGCCCTCCATTTTCGGGATGATGCTGATCGCCTCTTTGCACCGGCCCAGGTTCATGAGAATCAGTCCGAGGTGCTGCTTGGCGAGGGGGTCCATCGGATTGAGGAGCAGGAGTTGCCGATACATCGGTTCGGCTTCCTGATAGCGCCCGGCCTCGAAGAGCGCGTAGGCATCGTGGCGAATCATCGACCAGTCTTTGAGTTGTTTCGGGTTCGCGTCCGGGCTCATCATGGGTGCAAAGCGGCGGCCTCGCTCTGTCGATCCGTAGAACACGGTCAGCAGATTCTTGGCGGACAGCTCCAGCGGGGAACCGGGCGAGACCTGTTGCAACACAGATTGCACCTCGCGATCTGCGCCTTCGTAATCCAAAATGTCGAATCGTGCGCGGGCCATCGCTAGTCGCCAGTTGAGCATGTCGGGTCCCAGCTCCACGGCCTGCTGATAGGACTTGAAGGATTCTTCCAGCCGGTCGAGTTTCCGGAGCTCACGGGCTAGTCGCAAATGGATCAGCGGGTTCTGGGGTTCGATGGCGGCAATACGCTGCAATTCGATGACCGCTTCTTCCACCTGCCCGGAACGAACCAGCACGCTCCACTTAGCCCATCGCACGTCCAGTGCCGTGGGAATACTCGCCAGGACGGTTTCATAGGACTGAAGGGCCGCTTCGGTGTGGCGTGAGGTGGCCAGCATGTCGCCACGGAGTTGGTGCAGCGCGAACGCCTGCGGGTTCTCATGAATGCCTTGGTCCAGAATGCCGAGGGCCAGGTCTGTCGTACCCTGCTCCCACGCGGCTTTGGCGCGTTGGGCGACCTGGCTTTCCGAGGGGAGGCCCTGGTCGTTCGCCATGGCTCTGGGTGCGTCGGTCAGCGTGACGGGCAGGAGCAGGAGGAGGAATCCAATGATGTGATAGGTCAGCCGGATGAACGGCTGCGGCGCGCGAACGGGCGAACATGTATGGATCAGCATGAGATAGGTCTCTGGTTGAGGTGAACAAGTCCCTTCCATGGTCAGGCGCGCACGGGTACAGAATAATACCCCACAGCAAGCCTGCTGTGTTCGATTAGAGACACCCTGAGGGAGAAGGATTCGTCGCCCTCAGCGGCCCCAGGCACAATGGATTATCTTACTGTACGATGGCCAGGCTCCGCGAGGTGCCCCGGATGGATCCGGCTGTGAGCGGGGCACGAGGCGCGTCCTGTCGGGAGAGTCCCGGTCAGCCGGTGAATAATGCGGTCACCGAAGCGGTTGTCTCAACGGAGCGGAATCGAATCCGCTTACCGCACGTTGACGAAACGTCCGTGAGCCATGGTTCGAAGCTGATCGATGTCTTCGTGGCGAGTGACCGAGAGCGGCACGGTGCCGGACAATTCTTGAATCAAGAGATCGGTCGTCAGCGGGGTCTTGTAATGTAAGGCCCGGTAGAGTGCGGTGACGACCGCCTGCTCGATTTCCGAGCCGCTGAACCCATCACTGGCGCTGACGATTTTCTCGAGGTCGAATCCCGCGCTGTCCTGTTTGCGGAGCGCCAGGTGGATCTTCCAGATGGCGGTCCGTTCGTGGTCGTCAGGCAAGTCCACGAAGAAGATTTCGTCGAACCGTCCTTTGCGCAGCAATTCAGGCGGGAGGGAGGCGAGGTTGTTTGCCGTGGCGACGACGAACACCTCCTGCTTCTTTTCCTGCAGCCAGGTGAGAAAGGCGCCGAAGAGCCGGCGGCTCAATCCGGCATCGGCATCTCCGCTTCCGCCGCCGGCCACCATCGCCTTCTCTATTTCATCGATCCAGAGCACGATCGGCGAGAGGGATTCGGCCATCTCGATCGCCTTCCGGAAATTCTTCTCCGATTCGCCGACGAATTTGTCGAAGAGCCGCCCGGCATCGAGTTTGAGCAACGGGAGTTGCCACTCGCGTGCAATGGCTTTTGCCGCGAGCGACTTGCCGCAGCCCGGGACACCCACCAGCATGATGCCGCGCGGCGGCGTCAGGTTGAGCGCCTTGGCTTCTGCCGTGAATCCCACCTTCGCCCGTTCCAGCCAGGATTTCAGATTCACGAATCCGCCCAATTCGAACCGGTTGTCTTCGAGGGGATAATATTCCAACAGCCCGCCGTCCTTGATCGCCTGGACCTTGCGTTTCAGGATGGTCTGTACGTCGGCAGCAGACAGTCTGCCGTCCTCGACGAGGCATTGCGTAATGACCTGCCGGGCTTGATGCAACGTCAATCCCTGCAGGGCGCGGAGGATGGCGTCGGATTCTTGTGTCGAGGGGGTTGCCTGGGTCGGTTTGGAGCCGGCGAGCGAGTGAAGCATGCTCTGCACCACGGTGGTGGAGCCGGGGCGGCGCGGCGACGTTCTCGTACCGAGTGACTGCAGCACACTTTGGAGCATGGATTGCAGTTCATTACGATTCGGCAGCTGCAGGTCGAGCCGGACCGCAATCTGTTCAATGTCGGACGGAAGGACGATGGGATGGCCGGTGAGCACACAGGTCGTACGAGAACGGCCGAAATGATGACTGACTTCCCGTAACTGGCGGGCCACAGCGGCGTCCTGCAGGTGTGGCGCAAGATCTTTGAGCCAGAACAGGGCCTCGACGGTCAGTCCATTGAGGTGTTGAAGGACAGCCAGAGGGGTGGCCGTCATCTTGTTGATGCTCTGCCCCTCGTCCTGCCTGGTGAGGCCTCTGGTAATCGACCATTCGAACAGCGGCATGCGTTCCTGCGCCGCCACGGATTGAAGCAACGCCAGCACTCGCTCTTCTTCGACCGTCTCGACGACGATCAGGGGGTGGCAGGAGCGAATCAGTGTGCGGAGATCATGCACGCTCGTCGAGAGTGACATAGGAGTGAAATGCTAGCACGAGGGTTTCACCCCACCAAGCAAAGGGGCGATTGTGACCGGACGGGAAGATGAGCGTAGGGACAGACGCTCATGGCCGATAGCTGATGATAAATAGTGGGAAGGACACTGGCGAGAGTTTGTTCATATTGTGCGGATCAAATTGACAGGTGATTCCACTGAGGCAACAATCACCTGAGCAGAAGAATTCTTTGGAAGGGAATTGGGATGACATCTAATCCGGAAAATCCCTGCGACGACGAAGACAAGCCGGCGCCTCGGATCGCTACATTCTGGCGACGTATTGGAGCTGCTGTGGTGGATGCATCCCTCCTTGGCGCGATCGGAGCGTGTCTAGGTTTTCTGTGGTTCGATCAGTTGGCCGCACTCGGACGAACGGGGCGATTCATTGGTGGTGCCATTGCATTGGTGTATTTCGGCACGTTGAACAGCCGAATTGGACAGGGGCAGACTCTCGGCAAACGTCTCCTGAAGATTCGAGTCACAGATGCCAAGGCCGCGCTGGTTAGCCTACCTCGCTCGGCTTTCCGTGCGACGATCTTATTGTTGCCAGTAGCGCTCAATGGAATGCCCGTGCCTGCGGGGGAACATGAGCAACTTTGGGGCATTGTTCTCAGTATCTTGATTTTTGGTGTCAGTGTGGCAACTGTGTATCTCTATTGTTGTAATCGACGGACAAGACAATCCATTCACGATTTAGCGGGTGGAACATTTGTGAGGAATGCGGAGAGCACTTCAGAGATTCATGAGGAAATTTGGAAGCCCCATTTTGCAATCACTGGGGGGCTTTGTCTTGCAGTGCTTGGGGGAGTGTTGATGCCTCACACTTCTGAACAGCCTGAGTTCATGCAACAGCTGGTTGAGGCACGACGGCTTGTTCAGTCTGCAGTGCCGGGTGCCGAAGTCTCCATGCAGCGGGGCACAACCAAGGCCAGCACTGCAGCGACCGGGCAGACCTCTACCTCATGGATTCTTGTCGGCGTGTCTATGTGGGTAAAACCAGAAAATTTTGAGAGGGTGGCGGACCAAATTGCCATGGCGATGTTTGAGCCGCCGTCCGGCATTCGTGATGTTGGGCAGGTGTCGATAGTGGTTTCCTATGGCTACGACATCATGATCTCACATGTACGAACAACAAAAACGTTCGCGCATTCTCATCGGGAATGGTTGAAGCGACTCAAGAGAGTCGAGCCAATTAGTGCCGGGTCCCCAGGATAGTCGCCGATGGCTAATAGCGATAGCGTCGAGTGGGATAGGAAGTTCGACGATCCGTGCTTCTTCCGAGCTACAAGCTATTTCCCATCGGTTCTTAACTCCGGCTACCAGCCCAACTAGGGTCAGGGTCTCCGTTTAAGTTGTTGAAGGAAGGCTGTGACGGAAAGGATGTCGACCGATTCGACGTGATGAAGGCTGAGGAGATCGTCGTCGCCTCTCACGAGCCATCGGACGCCGGCGGCCACCGCGCAGGTAATGAACTTGGCATCGTCCGGGTCGCGTAAGTCGGGAATGTTCGTTGGGACCGCAGTCACCGTTTCAATGAAGGGGATCAGCTCTTCTTCCAGTAGCCCTCGTATCTCGGTATTCGTCAGCTTGAATTTTGGATAGGCGAGGACGCGGATATAATTCGTCGAGGATAGGAGCGGATACGACCGGACGAAGCCGGCCGGATTGCCAGGCAGAAATAAGTCGTGATGGTGACCCAGAGAATAGCAATGCCGAGACGACGACATTCGTGTCGAGAACGGCTCGAATCACCGGCGGCGACGTCCTCTCGCCCAGGCAATGGCGCGATCCATGTCTTTCATCTCGATCCCGAGCTCTTTTATTTTCTGGCGAACCGCTGTGAGGCGCGAGCTTGGTTCTGCCATGGTCATCGGCTCAGTATCAGGACTCCGCCCTTGGCCGTGACATCAAAATAGTCGGTTTCAGGAATATCTTGCAACGCTTTCTTGGGCAATGTCACCTGATTCTTCGATGTTTTCTTTGCCAACATGGGGGACCCTCACTACAAAGTAAGGATATCTTACATCCTGGCATCCTGGCAAGGCGGCTCTTTTTCCGCCTAGGCGTCGTTCTCCGTGAGGCAGCGACCGAGGCCCTGCTGTTCGGCGAGATGGTAGGCATAGTGCAGGGCCGCCAGGTTCGCAACCCGTTCTTCAGCCTCTTCGCGACTGTCTGAATAGATGATCTGCAGTCCGAATCTGGCCGTCAGGGCATCCAGAAAATCCACCATGCCGTTTCGGTGGTATTGGCCGAGCCGCCCTCCGCCGCTGTTGTATTGAATAGCGCCTTCGATCACTAGAAAGCGATGCGGGTATGCGAGAAGCGGTTCGAGCTCACGGAGAAAGCGCGGACGATTGTCGGACGGGTTGGAGAAGATGGTGTTGAACTCCTCTACGCGACGGCGTTCCACGCAAAAAATGGCCGGGGCTTCTGCAATCGCATAGTCACCGGCCGGCAGTGTCTGTGTGATCGTTCCGGCGATGCGCACGAGTCCCTTGAATTCGTACGGCAGATGTTCGCGGCTGTCGACCAGCATATGGATGGCCGGCACCATGATTTTGGGATGACTGAACCGGGTGACGTTCAGCATCGTTTGGGGCCCGCGCAGTTCCTGGCGCGGTCGTGGAGCGGCTTGCGGACGGGGCGTCGGCGAGGGGCGTGGAGGCGGTGTCGGTGATGAGGGATGTTGTCTGCCGGCGTCGTACCGGGCGCGGGCTGCGGGGTCGCTGAGGGTCTGATAGGCCTGGTTGATCAGCTGCGTGCGGGCCTCGGCTTTCCGGTGTAGGGTCGGCGAATGCACAAAGCGATCGGGATGCCAGACCTGCATGTGTTCATGCCAGGCTCGCTTGATCTCCGCGTCTGACGCGCCGGGAGAGAGTTCCAGGATGGCGTAGTAGTTCGTGGTCCGTTCGTCCCGCATGCGGTGTCCCTGATCAATGTGATGAAGTGTAGCGGAGTGCGACGGCGAAGCGCTAGCCCGCATGATCGGGGTCGGCATGGGTTGGTGGATGGATTCAGCGCGCGCATTGCGGGTTCGGCATTGTGGGAAAATTGTCGGCGGTGTATCGTAGGTCAAGGCAGGTTATTCCTTCTGTAGATTCCATCGGAGGCGATGCTCATGATTTTGGTTACCGGCGGTGCCGGCTATATCGGTTCGCACACCTGTGTGGAACTGCTCAACGCCGGCTGTGCAGTCACGGTCTTTGACAATTTTTCCAACAGCCATCCCGAAGCGTTGGCTCGTGTGGAACGGATTACCGGAAAATCTCTGCGCGTGATACGCGGGGATTGCCGTGATCGCGCAGCCCTGGTAGCGGCCTTGCGTGAGTCCCGGGCGACGGCGGTGATTCACTTCGCCGGTCTGAAGGCGGTGGGGGAGTCGGTACAGCAGCCGTTGGCCTACTACGACAACAATGTCGTCGGGTCACTGCGACTGTTGGACGCCATGGGTGAGTGCGGCGTGAAGCGGCTGGTGTTCAGCTCCTCTGCTACGGTCTATGGCGATCCTCAGCGTCTCCCGCTTACGGAGGACCATCCGTTGTCGGCTACGAATCCCTACGGCAGAACGAAGCTCATGGTGGAGGAGATCTTGCGCGATCTTCAGCGCAGCGATGCCTCCTGGCGAATCTGCATTCTCCGCTATTTCAACCCTGTCGGGGCGCATGCCAGCGGACTGATCGGAGAGGATCCACAGGGGACGCCGAATAATCTCTTGCCCTTCGTGGCGCAGGTGGCGGTGGGGCGGCGGGAATGTTTGAACGTGTGGGGCAATGATTATTCGACTCCGGACGGCACCGGGGTGCGGGATTATATTCATGTGGTCGATTTGGCACTGGGCCACCTCAAGGCGCTGGAAGCGCTCGATCGGCTGGAACGTCCGGGAGAATGTTTGACGGTGAATCTCGGGACTGGAAATGGATACAGTGTGCTGGAGATCGTGCGGGCGTTTGAGGCAGCGAGTGGAAAGCCGGTTCCCTACAAAATCGCCCCCCGCAGACCCGGTGACGTGGCCTCCTGTTATGCCGATCCCAAGCAAGCCTTGAAGTCGTTAGGGTGGGAGGCCGCGCGTGGGCTGAATGAGATGTGTGCCGATGCCTGGCGTTGGCAAAGTTCGAATCCAAGGGGGTATGCGGGCTGAGTGTTCAGCGGGGCGAGCGCTGTGAGTCGGGGGATCTTCGGATGAAAACGATCGGCCTACAGAGTGAGCCAGTGCTCGATTGTCGACAGGTGAGCGTTCTGCATATCACTACCCTTCTACTCCGGGCGGGTCTCATCATCCTGGTGTCCCGGGGTGCGTCATGGGCAATCGGTGCCGGGGCGGTCGCGTGCGCTCTCTTATTCGTGCCGGCGGTTCATGCGAACCACCAAGGGCACGTAAGCCATCCGGATGGCGAGGCTCATATCACGGTGGGAGCGGGGTACTCGATCCCTGGCGCGTCCTTTCAGATTTTCATGGGGCCAGGCAACGATGCCGCAGAAGAGACCGGTCTGACTCAGGCAGACAGGAGCGCCGCCGTTGAAACGGTGAGAGAAGCGTTCGCTGTTCTCGTACAACATCGGACCGACTATCCGCGTTTCGATGAAAGCCTCAAGAAAGAGGCACTGGCCAGGGTCGTAATTGAGACGACCGTGGTGAACGACGAGGGAAGAGCATTTCCGTTCCTCGTCGCTCGAACCACACAGCCGGGACGAGTCATACTGCTGATCAGCGCGTCGTCACTGAAGGAGAACGGGTATCTGCATCACCCCAATACGCTGGCTCCGGTGCTGGCAAGAGAATTTCAATGGGTGGCCAGCAAGGCGGACACCGCGCCGAAGCCAAAAATGGTTGCAGGTGAACGAGCGTTGAAGTCGGCGCCGATTCGCACGGACCAGGACATCGCGGCCCTCTCCGGAGAGGAGCGGGTACGTCTCCTTCAGCAACTACTCGGCTCGTACCTGCGAACCGTAGATGATCAAAGAAGCCTCGACGGCCAGTCCTACTATGAAGTCGGCAGTACCGTATTGGTCGCGCCGACTCATCCGGATTCGACGACCAAGCTCTATGAGATCCGGGTTCGTGAGGCCCTTCAGCGCATCGTCCGGGAACCGTTTTTCTGGGAACGTACGCCGAAGGCGGTCAGAAGCTTGCTGAATGGGAAGGTGTGGACTGTCGCGTTCGTAAACATTGACCAACGTGATTGGGCCACTCGGACCAGGGTACTCCCCGAGGAGAAGGCCGTCATAGTAGGAGCGCGCGACCAACGCGTTCAACCGGCCGCAATTTTGGTGAATACCTATCGAACGGCTGCGCCCGATGACCCGTTTTATCCGGACACGCAGGGGCTGCCCATGGGCGCGCTCTCGGCGGAGCAATTGGCGCGCGTGATCGCCCTGGAAATTCAGCATAATATCCAGGAGAAATCGATGGCCGGCCACGTGGCACAGGATGCACTTACGGCTCCTAAATAGGGATGGAGCGAAACGAGTGATTGAGTATCGTACCGTAATCGACTAGCCCAGCGTCTCATCGCTCCCGCTTGACCCATCGCTCCCGCTTGTCGCACCACGCCCGCTCTGTCCATCCCAAGCGTCCCATCCTACTGCAACGAATCTTCCTGTCTGACCGGTTTGGGACGGCCTGGTCGGCGCGAATCGATCAATAAGTAGAATGTACTGGCATGCATACGTAGTGCAAAATTGCATATGCGTAGTGGTTTGCTCTACGTATGGGGCAGCCGCAGTATTTTTGTGCATATTCCAGAGAGCTTTTCTTGACCTCCGTGAAGTCTGCGTGTAGGTTTCCCCCCTGATTTTTGTGAGAGTGCGTTGCGGGATCGCCATGTATCGGCCACGTGCGGTGTGGACGAAGCCCTGTCGCCCCTGCCTGGCTCAACGTATTATCCGGACGGCATCGCGCGACGTTGACCGGTCTGTGTCTTGCGGGATCAGGTGCGCATGGCACCGCTCCTACGCAGCATGTATTGCGGCTGTGTCGCCATGAGCAGGTTCGGACCCTCTCCCCCGAAGTGAATGTGCGGCTGACGACGGGGCGCAGCTCAGGCTTGGCAAGACGGATCTGCTGTTCAATTGAGGAGGAGACATGTCCCGTTGTGTGTCTGCGCTGTGCGGGGCAGTGCTTGCGCTTCTGGCTGTTCTGCCGGGGAATGCGGCGGCAGCACCATCGTCGGGCTCAAGTTGGGAACCGATGCGGATCATGCATTTCGTCCTGACCGGGACGGTTCCACTGGAGCGTGCGCGCGAGTATGTGAACCAGGCTCAGGCGGCCGGTTTCACGGCTGTGCAGGTGGTGCTCACCGATGGCGTGAGGCTCGATCATGCCCCGTGGAAACCCGTGAAGGGCGCGTGGACTAAAGCCGAGTTTCTCTCTTGGGCTGCCTACGCCCGCGCGCATGGATTGGACGTGATTCCCGAGGTCAAACTCCTGACACATCAGGAGCAGTTCTTTCAGAAGCATTATCCCGGTTTGATGTTCAATGCCGTGTCCTATGATCCGAGGAAGGAAGGGGTCTATCAGGCTGTATTCCGGCTGCTCGACGAACTTATCGACGCCCTGCATCCCCGGGCGATCCATATCGGCCACGACGAAGCATTTGGATGGACGGTGGGCCAGGTGGCGAAATGGCTGAAGTTCGGTGAGCTCATGGTCCCGGCGGACCTCTTTGCCCGGGATGTCGAACGCATTCACGGCTACCTGACTCAAAAGGGGGTGGAGACCTGGATGTGGGCTGACATGCTGCTCGATCCGGCGGAGTTTCCCGGCGCCTCGTCCAAGCATCTGCATGGAATGGCGGCAGGGTATGGGAAAGCGCTTCGCAATCGGCTTCCACGGGATATCGTGATGTGTGACTGGCACTACGGCGACGAGCAGGGGAGTTTTCCCTCGATGTCCGTGATGCAGAGCGAAGGGTTTCGCGTGATCGGAGCCACCTGGAAACGGGAGGAGACCATGCGCAATTTCAGCCGCTATGCGTTGTCCCGGCACGCCTATGGTCTGATGGCGACAACCTGGTTCCACGTGCAGCGGAACGACCGGGACTTGGTCGACTGGATTATTCGCTCGTCCGGTATGTTATTCCGTAACCCCGATGCGGCGGTGCCGCCGAGACCTGCTTCGGCTGCCCCTCCGGAAGGACATGGCTGGACGGCTCCATAACGGCGGGGAAAGGTCGCTCTTGAGTGGGACCGTCAGGGCCCCGGCGCGAGGGGAACGCCTGCCGGTTCCGCTGTGTCATGGTGAGC from Nitrospira sp. ND1 includes the following:
- the pfp gene encoding diphosphate--fructose-6-phosphate 1-phosphotransferase; this translates as MGTIKQRPVVAILVGGGPAPGINSVIGAATIRSILGGCDVIGIQDGFKWIMDGQTSKVKRLSIEDISRIHFSGGSCLGTARANPTQKVEHLDACLTSLNALGVTRLITIGGDDTAFSALKLEQRAAGRLQVVHVPKTIDNDLDLPHGIPTFGFQTARHIGVELVKSLMVDAETTSRWYFVVTMGRKAGHLALGIGKAAGATLTVIPEEFRQKPLRLKTLVDVLAGAFIKRLNAGRSDGVAVLAEGLVEILDQQDLDGLQDVERDQHGHVRLAEINFGFVLKRAVEKELRSFGIKTTIVEKNIGYELRCADPISFDMEYTRDLGYCAAQFLLEGGNAAMVSIQNGRFIPIPFGDILDPATGRTRVRMVDVESESYVIARRYMIRLAPDDFNQPQALVRLATTAGLAADDFRKRFEYLMGKDL
- a CDS encoding aldose 1-epimerase codes for the protein MTSEATPDTEIALACGQQRALLSPWGAALRRYYLLEENGSESDIVWGYAGGAHKKGGQGDVLIPFPGRVSEGRYSFDGQPLQLERNDKEGPNAIHGFVRTLPWTTQQADSESVAFEVQLEAANYASRGYPFSLAVRVAYRLDRQGLTCSFAVHNVGREAAPVGVGFHPYFTVGTALVDEAEARIPASGYLEFNDRLAPTGKVLDAQDTEWDFRERRRIGNLRFNHCYVGLERDAEGMATATLQHQGSGRRIEVVMDRSFSAIVVYTGDAIVAAPRRALAIEPMTCATDAFNHPEWGLKRLQPDETFTGRYRVTHCLL
- a CDS encoding tetratricopeptide repeat protein; its protein translation is MLIHTCSPVRAPQPFIRLTYHIIGFLLLLLPVTLTDAPRAMANDQGLPSESQVAQRAKAAWEQGTTDLALGILDQGIHENPQAFALHQLRGDMLATSRHTEAALQSYETVLASIPTALDVRWAKWSVLVRSGQVEEAVIELQRIAAIEPQNPLIHLRLARELRKLDRLEESFKSYQQAVELGPDMLNWRLAMARARFDILDYEGADREVQSVLQQVSPGSPLELSAKNLLTVFYGSTERGRRFAPMMSPDANPKQLKDWSMIRHDAYALFEAGRYQEAEPMYRQLLLLNPMDPLAKQHLGLILMNLGRCKEAISIIPKMEGLDPLDEDYAATVYRLGQCLVDLGKWEDAYIQFKILYDTTVAFEQSTREVELPIGTRVLDKNKLLRWLDKIRPHVPELAKAIEMEDAVSVTPAAPVVPSEAELAAKAMENLKPQNTLDTAASLVGRDADFAWFRFVIPAKKVMRDDSPTGAHDFIPLDPGISFPATQQDIYLVFGLVTASYDEVPLAARCFKERTELTGAQPAVAQDQLIMSTNDQSGYFVLSRPSTGWTTGLYRCGLFAGEQTSAYTQVDEVRFRIVESTKPS
- a CDS encoding AAA family ATPase, yielding MSLSTSVHDLRTLIRSCHPLIVVETVEEERVLALLQSVAAQERMPLFEWSITRGLTRQDEGQSINKMTATPLAVLQHLNGLTVEALFWLKDLAPHLQDAAVARQLREVSHHFGRSRTTCVLTGHPIVLPSDIEQIAVRLDLQLPNRNELQSMLQSVLQSLGTRTSPRRPGSTTVVQSMLHSLAGSKPTQATPSTQESDAILRALQGLTLHQARQVITQCLVEDGRLSAADVQTILKRKVQAIKDGGLLEYYPLEDNRFELGGFVNLKSWLERAKVGFTAEAKALNLTPPRGIMLVGVPGCGKSLAAKAIAREWQLPLLKLDAGRLFDKFVGESEKNFRKAIEMAESLSPIVLWIDEIEKAMVAGGGSGDADAGLSRRLFGAFLTWLQEKKQEVFVVATANNLASLPPELLRKGRFDEIFFVDLPDDHERTAIWKIHLALRKQDSAGFDLEKIVSASDGFSGSEIEQAVVTALYRALHYKTPLTTDLLIQELSGTVPLSVTRHEDIDQLRTMAHGRFVNVR
- a CDS encoding RDD family protein; translated protein: MTSNPENPCDDEDKPAPRIATFWRRIGAAVVDASLLGAIGACLGFLWFDQLAALGRTGRFIGGAIALVYFGTLNSRIGQGQTLGKRLLKIRVTDAKAALVSLPRSAFRATILLLPVALNGMPVPAGEHEQLWGIVLSILIFGVSVATVYLYCCNRRTRQSIHDLAGGTFVRNAESTSEIHEEIWKPHFAITGGLCLAVLGGVLMPHTSEQPEFMQQLVEARRLVQSAVPGAEVSMQRGTTKASTAATGQTSTSWILVGVSMWVKPENFERVADQIAMAMFEPPSGIRDVGQVSIVVSYGYDIMISHVRTTKTFAHSHREWLKRLKRVEPISAGSPG
- a CDS encoding putative toxin-antitoxin system toxin component, PIN family; this translates as MRVLAYPKFKLTNTEIRGLLEEELIPFIETVTAVPTNIPDLRDPDDAKFITCAVAAGVRWLVRGDDDLLSLHHVESVDILSVTAFLQQLKRRP